ATCAAAGAATCTAATGACCGGGAGTTGGCAACCTTGCTGGCCCCTTTTATCGAAAAAAGAGGATTCCCGGGGCCGGATTTGGACTATTTGGCCCGATGCGCCGGCACTTTAAAAAAGCGGTCTAAAACCCTGGTCGAGATGGCCGAAGCAACGGATTTTTATCTTCAGGAGGAGATGACCTATCAGCCCGAAGCGGTTAAAAAATTCTTTTCTTCAGAAGGCCTTCCCCTGTTGGAGGCATTAACCGGCCGTTTGTCGGCCCTTTCTGAATGGACCTCGGCCGCCCTGGAAGCCACCTTTAGCCAGGTAATCGCTGAAACCGGGGTCACCATGAAACAAATGGCCCCGCCCATCCGTCTGGCCCTGACCGGCAAGACAGCCAGTCCGGGACTTTTCGAGGTCATGGAGGCCATGGGCCCGGAAAGGACCATGAAACGTTTAAACCAGGCCGTGAATTTTATAAAAGGGTTACAAACTTCTTGATTTTTTTTAAACCATATTTTATCGTATTAAAGTTTTCGTCGATGTCCGCAAAACATGAAATTCAGACATCGACGAACGCCGAACGCTTCACGCCGAACGTTTTTTCCGACTGGGGGATCGTCTAACGGCAAGACTGTAGACTCTGGATCTACCTATCGGGGTTCGAATCCCTGTCCCCCAGCCAATTTTTACAACCAGTTGGAGCAGGTTTGTAACGGAACAAGGTTCCGTAGCGTCATCGGAGCCTGGGTAAAAAATAGATAACTCCTGTTACGCCTGTCTGATTTTAAAGCAATCTTTTCAGAAGATTTTTTTCTGGATACTGATTCCTGAATTCTGAATTCTTTCTTTTTATGGTCCCATCGTCTAGTGGCCTAGGACACCGGCCTCTCACGCCGGTAACACGGGTTCGAACCCCGTTGGGACCACCAAAAAATTCAGTATCCTATTTTGCCATCTTTCAAACCCGCATCCGGCAACCCTACCTTGATACTCGCTACCCGTTCGTTGCTGCTCGCATATTTGTGCACAGTCCCGAAGCCCTGGAGGAGGCCATGTTCAAGAATTGGGAAAAATGAAGAAGGTCTTGCAGACCAAACAATTTTCCCGAGATGATTGTTAGACAAGGATTCGGTGGATTGAAGGGATGATTATGCGCTGCAGGTTTGGACCCCCACCAAAATAGGTTCATGCTCTCCGGAAGCCATCGATCTTTATTATCGACGATAGCGAAGATCTCGTCGCAATACTTATCGAAATATTTCCAGGTCATTTGCTTTTTATTCCCCCAGGTAACTCCAACTGGACCCACTTTATTAAAACCTGAGACATAGACATAATGCCCCCCTACAATTTGCCCAAAAATTCCACATGGATTAATCGAGAAGTCTATGATATATTACAGCATAAAATTATTATCTGGTGGATTATTCACTGGAGGTCCAGCATGGAATTTAAACGCGTTACGGTCAATCCGCATCAAATGGGAGGGATACCCTGCCTGCGGGGACTTCGAATCCCAGTTGCCACCATTGTCGGAATGTTGGCCGACGGTATGAAGGAAGATGAAATACTGGAAGCCTACCCTGACCTTGAACCGGGCGATATCCAGGAGGCCTTGCGGTATGCTGCTGAAGCGGTTCGGGAAAGGGAACTGCCATTATTAAAGGCCTCATGAAGTTTTTAATCGATAACGCCCTGTCCCCGGTGGTGGCTAAGGCCCTCATTCGGCTGGGACATGATGCCGTCCATGTCCGGGACTTGGGAATGCAGCCAGGCGGCATCGGATGAAGAAATTTTCTCTTTAGCCTCAGTTGAAGATCGTATCCTTGTTTCGGCTGATACGGATTTCCCTACACTATTAGCCCTCGGTCAGGAAAGTAAGCCCTCTGTTATTCTATTTCGACGTGGATCAGAACGACGGCCTGAAAACCAGGTGACCCTCCTCCAAAACAATCTCGTGGCTATCGAGGAAGCCTTGAATCAGGGAAGCGTTGTAGTCTTCGAACAAGCCCGTCTTCGCGTCCGTGCCCTGCCGATTGCCGCGAAACGCAGATAAGAATATTTTGGAATAGATGGTTTAGATGGCTAGATGGGGATCTATATGCTATATGGGTATATGCTATATGGGTATATGGGGGTCGTACCAGACGAACTGATTGAATTTTTAGTCGATTATATCAAAACGGATAGAGAAAAAGGGCCTTAAACGAACCTTTTTACCCCTGAAAAGGTGCCTCTAAGCAGAATACCGATGCCACGAGCCAAACGATTTGGCGCTACTACCCACCCCTGCTGAGATCAGGATTGGGATTCGCCGGGAACAGGGCCGAGTCCGGATGGAGGGCCCTCACCTCGTCCATGGGTCCGCTAAGGCATAACTGGCGTTTCGCTCCAGGCGAACTTGCGCCGACAGGCTATAAAAACGCTGCCGGCTATTTTCCGAACGCGCCAGCGCCATATCGGCAATCGCCCGGGCAATCCGGCCGTTGCCGTCCTCAAAAGGATGAATCGTCACAAACCAGAGATGCGCCAGACCTGCCGTCAGTACCGGATCTATAGATTGGGAACCATTAAACCATTTCAGGAAAGCGCGCATTTCCCTGGGAACACGCTTAGCCTCAGGGGCCTGATAATGCACCTTCTCCCTGCCGATTGGGCCGGAAACCACTTGCATGGGGTCGGATTTAGCGTCACGCAAGCCGCCGACCACGATTTTCGTCATACCACAGCGCCCGGTTGGGAACAGAGCGGAGTGCCAGGCAAATAGACGTTCTTCAGTCAACGGATCGGCGTAATGCCCGGTGGCATCGAGCATCATTTCAACAACTCCCTCGACGTACCTGTCAACGGGTAAAAGTCCGCCGATATCAAGTCCCAGTCTACGTGCGATAGAAGAGCGCACCTGGTTCCCTGACCCATGAGATGTCCCCCCAGAAAGCTGGACTTAACTCCCCTTCACAGACATCCATTTCCCCGAGAACCTCTAAACGAACTTTCCGTGGTTTGCTTTATCATTTACCCATTTCCCCCTCCTGTAACTATTTTCTGAATCAAGTGGAGAACGTTTCTTTTTACAACCTCTCCTTTCTTCATAAAAAAGATTTACCCTTCCCAAGAGGGGGATTTTGAAGTATCATATTTAAATTAGGATATTAACGTTCTATTAAATGGCTTCCGAGGTAATATTTTAGGAAGGAACAAAGAAAGGATTCTGCCGCACAGCGGCTTACTTGAACGCCGGGGCCCAACCCAATCGGCGGGCAAGGACGTCCGCATCTGGCTGATCCCCGACGTTATCATGATGAAGAATCAACCCAGGTCTATTTACGAAAAACTGAAAGGACATTTGCAATAGACCTTGACGAGGATGAAGCGATCGAATTGTACGACATGACCTTAAATGACGCCGCTGAATTCATTAAAAAGCTAGTAAAATAAGTATGATAACAAGCCGTTACACCGAATCTCCGCGGTTTATTCCAAGATCGGGTTTCAATTGAGCACGGAAGATTCCTATAAAGACTTCACGGTCGATCCGTTCCGGGCCATTTCTCCACCGATGGCCATACGCTTATCTCGTTTATTCGGAAATAGCCCGGAGTTTTGGCTGAATGTCCAACGGGCCGTAGATCTTTGGGAAGCAGAAGCCCATTTTCTAATGGAGATTCAACGTATTCGCCCTTTAAAAATAAAGACCGCTTAAAGGTCTACTATTATTCTTCTGGACTGGGGATTCCGACAATGGATACCATGATACTCGCCTCTCTTCTCATGTCAGGAGCAAGGACGATTGTTTCCACCGTCGGCCACCTGGCGGGATACAAATAGAAGGGCGTG
This window of the Deltaproteobacteria bacterium genome carries:
- a CDS encoding DUF433 domain-containing protein; translation: MEFKRVTVNPHQMGGIPCLRGLRIPVATIVGMLADGMKEDEILEAYPDLEPGDIQEALRYAAEAVRERELPLLKAS
- a CDS encoding HigA family addiction module antidote protein produces the protein MSAVYSKIGFQLSTEDSYKDFTVDPFRAISPPMAIRLSRLFGNSPEFWLNVQRAVDLWEAEAHFLMEIQRIRPLKIKTA
- a CDS encoding Fic family protein; the encoded protein is MMLDATGHYADPLTEERLFAWHSALFPTGRCGMTKIVVGGLRDAKSDPMQVVSGPIGREKVHYQAPEAKRVPREMRAFLKWFNGSQSIDPVLTAGLAHLWFVTIHPFEDGNGRIARAIADMALARSENSRQRFYSLSAQVRLERNASYALADPWTR